In Microvenator marinus, one genomic interval encodes:
- a CDS encoding caspase family protein, whose amino-acid sequence MNLLRLLALSLLLAPLSANAWPELPPPEALEKTGANDVALLIGVEDYAYLPDIPGAKRNVDDWEKYLTKSLGVPHVVTLRDADVTREEILAQAKRLTEQEGVGTLWIVFVGHGATDTKGDGALLGVDAQNNVRSVDARSVKRSEVLSVLAQGKQAKTVAVLDTCFSGLSPQGEHLVPGTQPVVPLRPLEVPANTLVFTAAASDQVAGPLPGAERPAYSYLLLGALHGWADQGDGQLTAMEAHEFTTRQLSKAVGRTQTPGFWGDGQSVLVKGELVAYQPESSLWSNSPSSVAQAASEQKSEPLATTQDASVKREVQTDQPKPDSWDSAYYFGAFGGIGFEVKNEVTVPWVGARLGAKTADFGPFSLRSGVEVAWTQARNPRWSDLQGGLDQLSAETDTPTWRVNDGDKYHRISIAAGPGLSWRNKTGPGDFHDFVVGIDAVGGVQFSPAGRCVKWSANSETFEADCERNEDVPALVTAGLRGSVHWNYLSLGMALDAVPATGELFLGATLGFSLDP is encoded by the coding sequence ATGAATTTACTTAGATTGCTAGCTCTATCTCTCCTATTGGCGCCGCTGAGCGCCAACGCGTGGCCCGAACTTCCCCCACCCGAGGCCCTTGAAAAAACGGGGGCAAATGACGTGGCTCTCTTGATCGGGGTTGAAGACTACGCCTACCTACCGGATATCCCCGGCGCAAAACGAAATGTAGATGATTGGGAAAAGTACCTAACCAAGAGTCTCGGAGTGCCTCATGTGGTGACTCTGCGAGACGCCGATGTCACTCGAGAAGAGATCCTTGCGCAGGCCAAGAGGCTTACGGAACAAGAGGGGGTGGGCACGCTGTGGATCGTCTTCGTGGGCCATGGCGCAACGGATACCAAAGGTGATGGAGCACTCCTCGGTGTGGACGCCCAGAACAATGTCAGGAGCGTCGACGCCCGCTCCGTAAAACGAAGCGAAGTGCTAAGTGTTTTGGCTCAAGGAAAACAGGCCAAGACGGTGGCCGTACTAGACACTTGCTTTAGCGGTCTTTCGCCTCAGGGCGAGCATCTGGTGCCGGGAACGCAGCCCGTGGTGCCATTGAGACCTTTGGAGGTTCCGGCCAATACGCTCGTGTTCACCGCGGCGGCGTCTGATCAGGTGGCCGGGCCATTGCCTGGTGCTGAGCGCCCCGCCTATTCCTATCTACTCTTGGGAGCGCTCCACGGTTGGGCCGACCAGGGCGACGGGCAGCTAACGGCAATGGAGGCTCATGAGTTCACCACACGTCAACTCTCCAAGGCCGTGGGACGAACTCAAACTCCAGGGTTTTGGGGAGACGGACAAAGTGTGTTGGTCAAAGGTGAGCTGGTCGCGTATCAGCCAGAGTCGTCGCTATGGTCAAACTCGCCAAGTTCAGTGGCTCAGGCGGCCTCGGAGCAAAAATCGGAGCCCTTGGCAACCACGCAAGACGCGAGCGTAAAACGCGAAGTTCAGACTGACCAGCCGAAGCCCGATTCGTGGGATAGTGCGTACTATTTCGGTGCCTTCGGAGGCATTGGCTTTGAGGTTAAGAACGAAGTGACGGTGCCGTGGGTGGGCGCGAGGCTCGGTGCAAAGACGGCTGATTTTGGGCCATTCTCGTTGAGGAGCGGCGTGGAGGTCGCCTGGACGCAGGCGCGAAATCCCAGGTGGTCAGACCTACAAGGCGGGCTGGATCAACTCTCGGCCGAAACCGATACGCCGACGTGGCGCGTCAATGACGGCGATAAATACCACCGGATTAGCATCGCCGCAGGGCCCGGTCTTTCTTGGAGAAACAAAACCGGCCCGGGAGATTTTCATGATTTTGTGGTGGGAATCGATGCCGTAGGAGGCGTGCAGTTCTCGCCCGCTGGGCGCTGCGTGAAGTGGTCGGCGAATTCGGAGACTTTTGAGGCCGACTGCGAGCGGAACGAGGATGTGCCCGCGCTCGTCACAGCCGGTCTCAGAGGGAGCGTTCATTGGAATTATCTGAGTTTGGGAATGGCACTAGATGCCGTGCCGGCTACGGGCGAGCTCTTTCTAGGAGCAACGCTTGGGTTCTCGCTAGACCCTTGA
- a CDS encoding YdcF family protein — MLLVLGGLFSLENLYLLGKLLGRLAMPTGLVWLLLWALIFKAFWENQRKAVFVFSGILVAYTLAGNVWLGGVLTGTLEAEWMDVVAQKHEPFEAVLVLGGGATGDAEYAQVNDAGDRVVLGARLYHRGLTPVLVTSGSSIPGLGSYVDVSEATTAIWTELAVPESAIVRMPEPKNTREEIAGIKELMKEKGWTRVGLVTSAWHMRRAMKLAKDQDVKLHPLPADFRTRTGWDGILSIVPDAHGFINVQRACWEYLGAATGR; from the coding sequence GTGCTGCTCGTTCTGGGCGGACTCTTTTCATTGGAAAACCTATATCTCTTGGGAAAACTCCTTGGCCGCCTCGCCATGCCAACGGGGCTTGTCTGGCTTTTGCTCTGGGCACTGATCTTCAAGGCTTTTTGGGAGAACCAGCGCAAAGCAGTCTTTGTTTTCTCGGGAATTCTTGTGGCCTACACGCTCGCCGGAAATGTGTGGCTGGGCGGGGTTTTGACCGGGACGCTCGAGGCCGAGTGGATGGACGTGGTGGCCCAAAAACACGAGCCCTTTGAAGCTGTGTTGGTGCTGGGTGGCGGCGCCACCGGAGATGCTGAGTACGCGCAGGTCAATGATGCCGGGGACCGCGTGGTGCTCGGAGCAAGGCTCTATCATCGAGGCCTCACACCTGTGCTCGTTACCAGCGGATCCAGCATTCCAGGGCTCGGTTCGTACGTAGACGTCTCGGAGGCCACAACCGCCATCTGGACAGAACTGGCCGTGCCCGAGAGCGCGATTGTTCGTATGCCGGAGCCCAAGAATACGCGCGAGGAAATCGCCGGCATCAAAGAACTGATGAAGGAGAAAGGCTGGACGCGCGTAGGCCTTGTAACATCTGCATGGCATATGCGCCGAGCCATGAAACTCGCCAAAGATCAAGACGTCAAACTCCACCCCTTACCGGCTGATTTCCGCACCAGAACTGGGTGGGACGGAATCCTGAGCATCGTTCCGGATGCCCATGGCTTCATCAATGTTCAGCGTGCGTGTTGGGAGTATCTGGGCGCCGCCACCGGCCGCTAA
- a CDS encoding class I SAM-dependent methyltransferase gives MRNLVIAFALGASACSAPQSTEPELETKRHEQGMDHTEKHGHEGHKAHHGAHDGHHHAFDDPAKYAESWNSPERDAWQRPDEVIRVMAIEPGARVADLGTGTGYFVPHLSKSVGPSGKVLALDVEESMVKWVVDAAAEQGLGNVEAQKIPYDSTAQEPGSLDRILTVNTWHHFSDRVAYSAHLKSVLKPDGMLVVVDFTKDAPSGPPPEMRLAPEVVISELEAGGLVAEVVPTELERQYVIVAKHPAP, from the coding sequence ATGAGGAACCTAGTAATCGCATTCGCGCTTGGGGCGAGTGCCTGTTCGGCGCCGCAATCAACCGAGCCTGAACTTGAAACCAAGAGGCATGAGCAAGGCATGGACCACACTGAGAAACATGGGCACGAAGGCCACAAGGCGCACCACGGCGCGCATGACGGCCACCACCACGCGTTTGACGACCCAGCGAAGTACGCCGAGAGTTGGAATAGCCCTGAGCGCGACGCGTGGCAGCGCCCCGACGAGGTGATTCGCGTGATGGCCATTGAGCCAGGCGCACGCGTGGCGGACTTGGGCACAGGCACCGGATATTTTGTGCCTCACCTCTCAAAATCCGTTGGCCCAAGCGGCAAGGTGCTCGCCTTGGACGTTGAAGAGAGCATGGTGAAGTGGGTGGTGGATGCGGCGGCTGAGCAGGGGCTTGGCAACGTAGAGGCACAGAAGATTCCCTATGATTCTACAGCGCAAGAGCCTGGCTCTTTGGACCGCATCCTTACCGTCAATACGTGGCACCACTTCTCAGACCGCGTTGCTTACTCAGCGCACCTCAAGTCAGTCTTGAAGCCGGACGGAATGCTCGTGGTAGTGGACTTTACCAAAGACGCTCCGAGCGGACCGCCCCCTGAAATGCGGCTCGCGCCGGAGGTTGTGATTTCGGAGCTCGAGGCCGGCGGTCTTGTTGCCGAGGTCGTGCCAACCGAGCTTGAGCGACAATACGTCATCGTGGCCAAGCACCCTGCCCCATGA
- the recD gene encoding exodeoxyribonuclease V subunit alpha, with the protein MMHPGGTLRARHDARIQETPSILEALGIAVQAWQLEPAHVYMADHAVETLEFRAHGLHEDAVLLLTLLLISRSQGSTCLEIGGSIALSILENLVAAGVGLVDGANGTRRRLELRLKSGGFGNLVSAPGGFSPVIESGGKLYLEQTWQGESRLVSSIVQRLKSVRNDVDPGAFERAFDEVKEALPFRLNDEQVLAIKTCVMSNFSVVSGGPGTGKTTGVVLSALRVLVRLGFDASSIAIAAPTGKAANRMMEAIRAGMPDIHLSESLADRRLVSELQEASTIHRLLGSKPYSGGFRFNARNRLKARVVIIDEASMIDLDLMNALFDAIEPEARLILIGDPFQLPSVNTGAVFRDLVSLKEMGLPAARLETSQRAKDSDVGGREILKLAAGINQSEVLEAPKQMETLDVVFQGVRHFCPSPQPDSPVYQRQDLYAFLDRWYDEHIDLSKRRAQLHRDRTTFQETDEGFTQIVELFVHDLFEHYAKSRILCLTQVYSSGAKAINKFMHQAYGRAHNLTQDLWKQPTIWEGEPVMMLQNDYTLGLFNGDQGIVLYTLRPGESHAKKRVVFMNSSGTYRTVDIGLIRHNIELSYAMTIHKSQGSEYQKIAVILPPADIPLLTREILYTGVTRAKSSVALFGPWPLVELAASRPNARVSGIHERVERSLG; encoded by the coding sequence ATGATGCATCCCGGAGGCACCCTTAGAGCGCGCCACGACGCGCGAATCCAAGAGACACCGTCGATCCTTGAGGCCCTTGGAATCGCCGTTCAAGCATGGCAGCTCGAACCAGCTCACGTCTACATGGCTGACCACGCCGTGGAGACGCTGGAGTTTCGCGCGCACGGTTTGCACGAGGACGCGGTGCTACTCCTTACGCTTCTTCTCATTTCTCGGTCGCAGGGAAGCACGTGTTTGGAGATTGGTGGGTCTATCGCGCTCTCTATTCTGGAGAATCTGGTAGCGGCGGGGGTTGGTCTGGTCGATGGCGCAAATGGGACGCGGCGCCGCCTTGAGCTCCGTCTGAAATCGGGTGGTTTTGGTAATCTGGTTTCGGCTCCCGGGGGATTCTCGCCAGTCATCGAGTCGGGCGGAAAGCTCTACCTTGAGCAGACGTGGCAAGGGGAATCGCGTCTTGTGAGCAGTATCGTCCAGAGGCTGAAGAGCGTTCGAAACGATGTGGACCCGGGCGCTTTTGAGCGCGCCTTCGACGAGGTCAAGGAGGCCCTACCGTTCCGCCTCAACGACGAACAGGTGCTCGCGATCAAGACCTGTGTGATGTCGAATTTCTCCGTGGTTTCTGGAGGACCGGGCACCGGGAAGACTACGGGTGTGGTGCTCTCGGCGCTACGTGTGCTGGTACGGCTTGGGTTTGATGCATCGAGCATCGCAATCGCAGCACCTACCGGTAAGGCTGCAAACCGAATGATGGAGGCGATTCGTGCGGGTATGCCTGATATCCACTTGAGCGAGTCTCTAGCCGACAGGCGCTTGGTTTCGGAGCTTCAGGAGGCGAGCACGATTCATAGGCTTTTGGGGTCCAAACCTTATTCGGGCGGATTTAGGTTTAACGCGCGCAATCGGCTCAAGGCGCGGGTGGTCATCATTGACGAAGCATCGATGATCGACCTCGACCTCATGAATGCTCTCTTTGACGCCATTGAGCCCGAAGCGCGCCTGATCCTCATCGGAGACCCCTTCCAACTACCCTCGGTCAATACCGGTGCGGTGTTTCGGGACCTTGTGAGTCTGAAAGAGATGGGCCTTCCTGCGGCCAGACTAGAGACGAGTCAACGCGCCAAAGACTCGGACGTGGGCGGTCGTGAAATCCTCAAGTTGGCTGCTGGGATCAACCAATCTGAGGTACTCGAGGCCCCAAAACAGATGGAAACGCTCGACGTGGTTTTCCAGGGCGTGCGCCATTTCTGCCCGAGCCCACAACCCGATTCCCCGGTCTATCAGCGCCAAGACCTCTATGCGTTTTTAGACCGCTGGTACGATGAGCATATCGATCTGAGTAAACGCCGAGCGCAATTACACAGGGACAGAACCACCTTTCAGGAGACCGATGAAGGTTTTACCCAGATCGTAGAACTTTTTGTGCACGACCTCTTCGAGCATTATGCAAAGTCCCGAATTCTCTGCCTCACTCAGGTTTACTCATCGGGCGCCAAAGCCATAAATAAGTTTATGCATCAGGCTTACGGACGTGCGCACAACCTCACTCAAGACCTCTGGAAACAGCCGACGATTTGGGAAGGTGAGCCGGTAATGATGTTGCAGAATGACTATACGCTCGGGCTCTTTAATGGTGACCAGGGTATTGTTCTTTACACGCTCCGACCGGGGGAGTCTCACGCCAAGAAGCGCGTGGTGTTCATGAATTCGAGCGGCACATACCGAACCGTGGATATTGGATTGATCCGCCACAATATCGAGCTCTCTTATGCCATGACCATCCATAAATCTCAGGGCTCGGAGTATCAGAAGATCGCCGTGATCTTGCCTCCCGCGGACATCCCTTTGCTAACTCGTGAGATTCTCTACACGGGCGTGACCCGCGCAAAATCATCGGTCGCGCTTTTTGGCCCCTGGCCTTTGGTAGAGCTCGCTGCATCACGCCCAAATGCGCGTGTGTCCGGAATTCATGAACGAGTTGAGCGAAGTCTTGGTTGA
- a CDS encoding PIN domain-containing protein, whose amino-acid sequence MVTAPFRVVLDANVLFPFTLRDTLLRAAARGMYQVYWSEEILDEATRNLIASGYMNDEQAANLLAAMRNAFPEAMVREYEKLIPAMPNDEKDRHVTAVAVKAGAQVVVTSNMKDFHPMPNGVEAQSPDSFLLNLLDISPWEMVELLHQQAASLTKPRVTLNNALASEFSR is encoded by the coding sequence ATGGTTACGGCACCATTTCGCGTCGTGCTAGATGCCAACGTTCTCTTCCCATTCACTCTTCGGGACACATTGCTTCGCGCCGCAGCACGAGGAATGTACCAAGTCTATTGGTCAGAAGAGATATTGGACGAGGCTACACGCAATCTCATCGCCAGTGGGTACATGAATGACGAACAGGCGGCCAACCTCTTAGCTGCGATGCGCAACGCGTTTCCCGAGGCGATGGTTCGTGAGTACGAAAAGCTCATTCCCGCAATGCCGAATGATGAGAAAGACCGACATGTAACCGCGGTTGCGGTAAAGGCAGGAGCTCAGGTTGTTGTGACGAGCAACATGAAGGACTTCCACCCGATGCCGAACGGAGTTGAGGCGCAAAGTCCGGATAGCTTTTTGCTAAATCTACTTGATATCAGTCCATGGGAAATGGTGGAGTTACTCCATCAACAAGCAGCGTCACTAACCAAGCCGAGAGTGACCCTGAACAACGCACTTGCTTCGGAGTTCTCACGATGA
- a CDS encoding 2-keto-4-pentenoate hydratase, which translates to MMDQETVEKLARVVDDAAMESTPITMLTAEHDGLTIEDAYRIQRASMRRRFGRGETLVGMKMGLTSRAKMEQMGVHNPIYGHLTSSMKLTSGGSFKKESYCHPRVEPEIAFIMGRDISGQVTSQEALSAVSGVCAALEIIDSRYKDFKFTLNDVVADNASSTLFVLGEKIATPDLDVSNLGMVMSVNGEVRETGSSAAILEHPLRSLAALICMLDSVSEGLHAGQIVLAGGATQAIACTPGSHVSLEVESLGSVEFFVE; encoded by the coding sequence ATGATGGATCAAGAAACCGTCGAAAAACTCGCTAGGGTCGTGGACGATGCGGCCATGGAATCTACGCCCATCACCATGCTCACTGCGGAACATGACGGGCTGACCATAGAGGACGCCTATCGAATTCAGCGCGCCTCCATGCGCCGAAGGTTCGGCCGCGGCGAGACGTTGGTGGGGATGAAGATGGGTCTGACGTCACGGGCGAAGATGGAGCAGATGGGCGTTCACAACCCCATTTACGGCCACCTGACCAGCTCTATGAAGCTCACCTCCGGCGGCTCCTTCAAAAAGGAGAGCTATTGCCACCCGCGCGTGGAGCCCGAGATTGCGTTTATCATGGGCCGGGACATCAGCGGTCAGGTCACAAGCCAGGAAGCCCTGAGCGCCGTCTCAGGCGTGTGTGCGGCGCTTGAAATCATCGACTCCAGATACAAAGACTTCAAGTTCACGCTCAACGACGTGGTGGCCGATAACGCATCGTCCACTCTCTTTGTGCTGGGCGAGAAAATCGCGACTCCGGATTTGGACGTGTCCAACTTGGGGATGGTGATGTCGGTGAATGGTGAGGTGCGTGAGACCGGCAGCAGTGCTGCAATTCTGGAGCATCCTTTGCGCTCCCTTGCCGCCCTTATCTGCATGCTGGATTCCGTCTCCGAGGGCCTACACGCCGGGCAGATCGTGCTCGCTGGCGGGGCAACACAGGCCATCGCTTGCACGCCGGGTTCGCACGTAAGTTTGGAGGTTGAATCACTCGGATCGGTCGAGTTTTTTGTGGAGTAG
- a CDS encoding CAP domain-containing protein produces the protein MRWLFLFTLLLVACGEDTKETPPPTEMDMGTDVAEEEMTVEPAPMCPEEGDIFCGGRCVNGQISMDHCGECNNRCIIGTSTCNSGECLCLAGGTMCQGRCYDTETDHDHCGGCGTKCAASESCVDSVCTFINDRAEVLGVLEFTNETRAERQDCGVHGMKNPVGPLQLNTELGIAAQAHADDMAENDFMAHEGSDGSSPSDRADRANYPGLVGENVARGYGSPSAVVDGWTESDGHCTNMMSGDYTELGVGYAVSDSGEKFWVQLFGFR, from the coding sequence ATGCGCTGGTTATTTCTATTTACGTTGTTGTTGGTTGCGTGTGGTGAGGACACCAAAGAGACGCCTCCACCCACTGAAATGGACATGGGCACCGATGTGGCCGAAGAGGAGATGACGGTGGAGCCCGCGCCGATGTGCCCTGAAGAAGGCGATATCTTCTGCGGCGGGCGCTGCGTCAACGGCCAGATCTCCATGGACCATTGCGGCGAGTGTAATAACCGATGCATCATCGGCACCTCGACGTGCAATAGTGGGGAGTGCTTGTGCCTGGCTGGCGGCACCATGTGCCAGGGACGCTGTTACGACACTGAGACGGACCACGACCATTGTGGCGGCTGCGGCACCAAGTGTGCCGCGTCTGAGTCTTGCGTGGACAGTGTGTGTACTTTTATCAACGACCGCGCAGAGGTCCTTGGCGTGCTCGAGTTCACGAACGAAACCCGCGCTGAGCGCCAGGATTGCGGCGTTCACGGTATGAAGAACCCTGTGGGCCCATTGCAGCTCAACACCGAGTTGGGAATCGCGGCGCAGGCTCACGCGGACGACATGGCCGAGAACGATTTCATGGCTCACGAAGGCTCCGACGGTAGCTCGCCTTCGGATCGCGCAGACCGCGCCAACTACCCGGGCCTTGTGGGCGAGAACGTGGCGCGTGGCTACGGGTCACCTTCCGCAGTAGTAGATGGTTGGACGGAATCAGACGGCCACTGCACCAACATGATGTCCGGCGACTATACCGAACTGGGCGTAGGCTACGCCGTGAGTGATTCCGGTGAAAAATTCTGGGTCCAACTTTTCGGCTTCCGTTGA
- a CDS encoding arginine--tRNA ligase translates to MNVQEIEAYLNALKDNGLKSLGVDAETAESIKLAPSPNLEMGDVGFPCFALAKSLRKGPPQIAAELAATIQASLQDELVAEALAVGPYVNFRYNPAKLAAIVVGEALAKGADYGRDVAKNPSHFMVEYSAPNTNKPQHLGHVRNNLLGAAVSKILGFAGNRVTRVNLINDRGIHICKSMLAYKLFGEGETPESSGIKGDHLVGKYYVRFENAFQDEYSAWLETGVAADRFETWKAAQPAKEIAGLEDSDLQKRFRKDFKDTYFNTESSLGAQAREMLLAWEAGDTAVVELWKTMNSWVFKGFDQTYERLGVGFDKVYYESQTYLLGKDLVLKGLQDQKFKQLDDGAIVCDMEPLGLQGQKVLLRRDGTSVYMTQDLGTAMARFDEHAIDNMVYVVGDEQDYHFQVLFKILEVLRPELAGKLEHLSYGMVLLPEGKMKSREGKVVDADDLMDYMTEIAAEAIQERHEVSAEEVEKRAPVIGFAALKYFILDYHPRSSIQYDPAKSIEFEGRTGPYCLYSYARIQSIKRKSGGWPELSADQELAALSALGTELEMAVVRELKEWPSIVELAARQLDPSKVTEHAHKLAKTFSTLYNDAGHKVLEAEETRRNGLLLLAKAVAECIKTSLELVGIQTLDEM, encoded by the coding sequence ATGAACGTTCAAGAAATCGAAGCCTATCTCAATGCGCTCAAAGACAATGGTCTAAAGTCGCTTGGCGTAGACGCCGAAACAGCGGAGTCCATCAAGCTTGCACCCTCTCCGAACCTCGAGATGGGCGATGTGGGCTTCCCGTGTTTTGCGCTCGCGAAGAGCTTACGCAAAGGACCACCACAAATCGCGGCCGAGCTTGCGGCCACGATTCAAGCGTCGCTCCAAGATGAGCTCGTGGCTGAAGCTCTGGCGGTCGGGCCCTATGTGAACTTCAGGTACAATCCGGCTAAATTGGCGGCCATCGTCGTGGGCGAGGCGCTTGCGAAGGGTGCGGATTACGGGCGCGATGTGGCGAAGAATCCGTCACACTTCATGGTGGAATACTCTGCCCCCAACACCAACAAACCTCAGCACTTGGGGCACGTGCGTAACAACTTGCTCGGTGCCGCAGTCTCCAAGATTTTGGGGTTTGCAGGAAATCGTGTCACTCGCGTCAACCTCATCAACGACCGTGGTATCCATATCTGCAAATCCATGCTCGCCTACAAGCTTTTTGGCGAAGGCGAAACGCCGGAATCCTCGGGAATCAAAGGGGACCATCTCGTCGGTAAGTACTACGTGCGTTTTGAAAACGCGTTCCAAGACGAGTACAGCGCGTGGTTGGAAACTGGTGTTGCGGCCGATCGATTCGAGACGTGGAAAGCGGCTCAGCCTGCTAAAGAAATCGCCGGTCTAGAAGATTCTGACCTTCAGAAACGTTTCAGGAAAGACTTCAAAGATACCTACTTCAACACCGAGAGCAGCCTCGGCGCCCAGGCGCGCGAGATGTTGTTGGCGTGGGAAGCCGGGGACACCGCGGTGGTGGAACTCTGGAAGACCATGAATAGCTGGGTCTTCAAAGGGTTCGATCAAACCTATGAGCGCCTCGGCGTTGGGTTCGACAAAGTTTATTACGAGTCCCAGACCTATCTCTTGGGCAAGGACCTGGTGCTCAAAGGGCTTCAAGACCAGAAGTTCAAGCAGCTCGATGATGGCGCCATCGTTTGCGATATGGAGCCTCTTGGACTTCAGGGTCAGAAGGTCTTGCTACGCCGCGATGGAACCTCCGTGTACATGACTCAGGACCTCGGAACGGCGATGGCTCGTTTTGATGAGCACGCGATCGACAATATGGTCTACGTGGTCGGAGACGAGCAGGACTATCATTTCCAAGTCCTATTCAAGATTTTGGAAGTCTTGAGGCCTGAGTTGGCGGGCAAGTTGGAACACCTCTCGTACGGCATGGTCTTGTTGCCGGAAGGCAAGATGAAGAGCCGCGAGGGCAAGGTGGTCGATGCGGATGACCTCATGGACTATATGACCGAGATTGCCGCGGAAGCTATTCAGGAGCGTCACGAAGTCTCGGCTGAAGAGGTTGAGAAACGTGCGCCTGTCATCGGGTTTGCGGCGCTCAAGTACTTCATTCTGGACTACCATCCGCGCTCATCGATCCAGTACGACCCGGCAAAATCCATCGAGTTTGAGGGCCGAACAGGGCCCTATTGCCTCTACTCCTACGCGCGCATTCAGTCCATCAAGCGCAAGAGCGGAGGTTGGCCAGAGCTGAGCGCAGACCAAGAGCTTGCCGCACTCTCGGCGCTCGGAACGGAGCTGGAAATGGCCGTGGTGCGTGAGCTCAAGGAGTGGCCTTCGATCGTAGAACTGGCTGCGCGCCAGCTTGACCCGAGCAAGGTAACCGAACACGCTCACAAGCTCGCAAAGACCTTCAGCACGCTCTACAACGACGCAGGCCATAAGGTCCTCGAGGCTGAAGAGACTCGCCGAAACGGCCTTCTTCTCTTAGCTAAGGCTGTGGCCGAATGTATCAAGACAAGTCTCGAACTCGTGGGCATTCAGACTCTGGACGAGATGTAG
- a CDS encoding helix-turn-helix domain-containing protein, whose amino-acid sequence MSNSAAAFEESVRRMNPVSAPKEERESVSALLKLLKHGALEQSEPAAYKLVSPSGEVTELPASVLLLLGRVIEVLARGDALTVVPVGKELTTQQAANLLNVSRQYFVRLLDDGRLPFRKTGTHRRVRIEDVLAYARQRDRDRMASLDDLAQLSQDYGGYQEIPTED is encoded by the coding sequence ATGTCAAACTCAGCAGCAGCTTTCGAAGAATCAGTCCGGCGCATGAACCCGGTTTCCGCTCCAAAGGAAGAGCGAGAAAGCGTATCCGCGTTGTTAAAACTCCTCAAGCATGGGGCACTGGAGCAATCGGAGCCAGCTGCCTACAAATTGGTGAGTCCGTCTGGGGAGGTCACGGAGCTTCCCGCGTCGGTCCTTCTTTTGCTCGGTCGCGTAATCGAAGTACTCGCGCGAGGCGATGCGTTAACTGTGGTACCGGTCGGCAAAGAGCTGACCACACAGCAGGCAGCTAACCTACTGAACGTGTCGCGACAGTACTTCGTCCGCCTTTTGGACGATGGACGACTCCCTTTTCGCAAGACTGGTACCCATCGACGAGTAAGAATTGAAGATGTGTTGGCCTATGCGAGGCAGCGTGACCGGGACCGAATGGCGTCATTGGATGACCTCGCTCAACTCAGTCAGGATTATGGGGGCTACCAGGAGATCCCAACGGAGGACTGA
- the dmpG gene encoding 4-hydroxy-2-oxovalerate aldolase: MGQIIINDCTLRDGMHALAHQYTLEQMVSVASMLDAAGVQIIEVSHGDGLNGNSVNYGFSRHTEMEYLRAVREVLKSARLAALLLPGIGTIEDMDMAIEAGIDTIRIATHCTEADVSKQHIEAARERGLDTVGFLMMAHMLETSELVKQAKLMESYGAHCVYVTDSAGALLMDETREKVRALKDALQCQVGFHNHHNLGLGVANTVIAAEEGADRLDGSIAGMGAGAGNCPLEVLVAVLNRMGIESGVELYPLLECAENVVRPLMTRPVQTDSSAIMLGYAGVYSSFLLHTERASKRFGVDSRDILVELGKRRMVGGQEDMIVDVALEILEKQKG; encoded by the coding sequence ATGGGTCAAATCATCATAAACGATTGCACGCTCCGAGATGGGATGCACGCACTCGCGCATCAGTACACCTTGGAGCAAATGGTCAGTGTGGCCTCCATGCTCGACGCGGCCGGCGTGCAGATTATCGAGGTCAGCCACGGCGACGGCCTCAATGGAAACTCGGTCAACTACGGGTTCTCGCGCCACACGGAGATGGAGTACCTGCGCGCCGTGCGCGAAGTGCTCAAGAGTGCGCGCCTTGCTGCCCTCCTCCTGCCTGGAATCGGAACCATAGAAGATATGGATATGGCCATTGAGGCCGGAATTGACACCATTCGGATTGCCACGCATTGCACCGAGGCCGACGTCTCAAAACAACATATCGAGGCCGCTCGCGAGAGGGGCCTTGATACCGTTGGGTTCCTGATGATGGCGCATATGTTGGAGACTTCGGAGCTGGTTAAACAAGCAAAGCTCATGGAGTCCTACGGCGCGCATTGTGTGTACGTGACGGACTCCGCTGGTGCGCTGCTCATGGATGAAACGCGTGAAAAAGTCCGCGCGCTCAAAGACGCACTTCAATGTCAGGTGGGCTTTCATAACCACCACAACCTTGGGCTCGGTGTGGCCAATACGGTGATCGCGGCAGAGGAAGGGGCCGACCGCCTTGATGGGTCTATCGCAGGCATGGGTGCAGGAGCCGGAAACTGCCCGCTCGAGGTTCTGGTGGCGGTCCTTAATCGCATGGGAATTGAGTCAGGCGTGGAGCTCTACCCCTTGCTTGAATGCGCCGAAAACGTGGTCCGCCCCTTGATGACTCGCCCCGTCCAGACCGATTCCAGCGCGATTATGTTGGGATATGCCGGGGTGTACTCGTCATTCCTGCTGCATACAGAGCGCGCCTCGAAGCGCTTCGGTGTGGATTCGCGCGATATCCTCGTCGAGCTCGGTAAACGCCGCATGGTAGGCGGGCAAGAGGATATGATCGTAGATGTGGCGCTCGAGATTTTGGAAAAACAAAAAGGATAA